The DNA window CTACCTCGGCGGACTCGGTGCGGGCAGCTCCACCTACACGCTCGCGGCGGCCACCGGCTGCGCCACGAACCCGGACATCGCGACAGGCGTGACCGGCACCCCGGCCCCCGGTGTGGACGCCAACGGCAAACTGGCCGGCTGGATCGACGCCCACGCGCACATCACTGCGGCCGAGGCGTTCGGCGGTTCGCTGCACTGCGGTGACCCGTACGCGCCGGGCGGGGTGACCGTGGCGCTGAAGGGCTGCCCCTCACACGCCACGCTCGGCTGGGGGGCCCTGCTCGAAGCGATCATCGCGGGCACCGACCCGATCAACTCGGCCGAGGACGGGTGGCCGACGTTCGGCGACTGGCCGCAGAACGACACGATGCTGCACGAGGCGTCGTATTTCCGCAGCCTGGAGCGGGCCTGGAAGTCCGGGCAGCGGGTGCTCAACGTGCTGCTCGTCGCGAACCGGGTGATCTGCGAGCTGACCCCGCAGCACACCTCCTGCGACGAGATGGACCAGATCCGGGCGCAGGCCACGTACCTGAAGAAGATGCAGGATTACGTGGACGCCCGCAGCGGCGGACCGGGCAAGGGCTGGTTCCGGCTGGCGACCACCCCGGCCCAGGTACGCCAGATCGCCGCACAGGGCAAGCTGGCCGTCACGATCGGCGTGGAGAACTCCGAGCTCTTCGGATGCCGGGAGATCAAGGACGTGCCGCAGTGCACGACCGCCGACATCGACGCCGGGCTCGACGAGCTGGCGAGCCTCGGGGTGAGCGGCCTCTACCCGGTGCACAAGTTCGACAACGCGTTCGGCGGCACCCGGTTCGACGAGGGCACGACCGGCGCCGCGATCAACGTGGGCCAGTTCCTCTCCAGCGGGCACTGGTGGACCGCCACCAGCTGCACCGGTCCGAGCGACAACGAGCAGCCCCTGGTGAGTGACGACTTCGCGAAGCTGCTGGAACTCGGGGTGAGCCTCCCGGCAGGCACGATCCTGCCGGTCTATCCGAGCGGGAAGATCTGCAACACCCGCGGCTTGACCTCGCTCGGAACGTACCTGATCCAGGAAATGATCGAGCGCGGCAT is part of the Actinoplanes missouriensis 431 genome and encodes:
- a CDS encoding amidohydrolase family protein — translated: MARFRSLAAGVLVLGLVGGLPAPAAHAASWTPANDLEGACVTLQASNGYVFKDSVGYGYTSTASKAEKFRFEATQLGRYAIRDSTGAPIYQSVVGWVWAGADYGDRADWTATVSEGKYRFVSTATGQQMGVYLGGLGAGSSTYTLAAATGCATNPDIATGVTGTPAPGVDANGKLAGWIDAHAHITAAEAFGGSLHCGDPYAPGGVTVALKGCPSHATLGWGALLEAIIAGTDPINSAEDGWPTFGDWPQNDTMLHEASYFRSLERAWKSGQRVLNVLLVANRVICELTPQHTSCDEMDQIRAQATYLKKMQDYVDARSGGPGKGWFRLATTPAQVRQIAAQGKLAVTIGVENSELFGCREIKDVPQCTTADIDAGLDELASLGVSGLYPVHKFDNAFGGTRFDEGTTGAAINVGQFLSSGHWWTATSCTGPSDNEQPLVSDDFAKLLELGVSLPAGTILPVYPSGKICNTRGLTSLGTYLIQEMIERGMIIHIDHMGVKTAQAVLDIAQQAGYPGVTSVHTWSDPTIVNRILGLGGFVASYAFAATDDGQDTPTFLDEWRAHQGLANASKITGYGVGTDVNGLGPQAAPRLNAGSSPLSYPFTATNGTTVTKQVWGGRTFDLNTDGVAQYGLYADWITDLINQSGSDATKLRKQLLSGAEAYTVMWERARA